The Triticum aestivum cultivar Chinese Spring chromosome 7B, IWGSC CS RefSeq v2.1, whole genome shotgun sequence genome window below encodes:
- the LOC123158959 gene encoding chaperonin-like RBCX protein 1, chloroplastic, protein MQISPAGCKPWRTLVTIPDAMVSSRCAVLPHPAGVAPRRRQHLPAQAFWGTERRRRRRLVSFEAPPRCHKMYVPGFGEGSPEKKAAISLLNFFNYLAVRIVLAQLESYNREAYVELKEFTTRNSVNDADSFCKNLIRESPRHKALAMRILEVRSAYMKNDFEWDNLKKLSFKMVDEANIKLMRDYVLETSHIEDDE, encoded by the exons ATGCAAATATCTCCCGCTGGGTGCAAGCCGTGGCGCACGTTGGTTACCATTCCAGACGCCATGGTGTCCTCTCGCTGCGCCGTCCTGCCCCACCCTGCCGGAGTGGCCCCTCGTCGCCGGCAACACCTACCCGCACAGGCGTTCTGGGGGAcggagaggaggcggcggaggcggctcgtGAGCTTCGAGGCGCCGCCTCGGTGCCACAAGATGTATGTTCCCG GCTTTGGAGAGGGCTCACCAGAGAAAAAGGCGGCGATTAGTCTGCTGAACTTCTTCAATTACCTGGCCGTCAGGATTGTGCTGGCACAGCTTGAG AGTTACAACCGAGAAGCCTATGTTGAGCTCAAGGAGTTCACCACCCGCAACTCCGTGAACGACGCTGATAGTTTCTGCAAAAACCTGATCCGCGAGTCGCCAAGACACAAGGCATTAG CTATGAGGATTTTGGAG GTTCGATCGGCTTATATGAAGAATGATTTCGAGTGGGACAACCTGAAGAAGCTATCGTTCAAG ATGGTTGATGAGGCCAACATAAAGCTCATGAGGGATTATGTCCTGGAGACCAGCCACATAGAAGACGACGAGTGA
- the LOC123162016 gene encoding scarecrow-like protein 34 translates to MDATPEEFEPLSPSLFLDLPPTPPPAADVDLDFISRMLMEEDIDDKFFYQYPDQPAILDAQRPYEQIISDTTTSSSGSPNGTTSSDGNAISSSNAATSSSEETNNSSWPYDPLELSQLLRSPPYLDDMVFGGLVPDSPADEDARSSFLADAPAAGFQQSPTQLMGAADGAGAFFGQNGGSPGTQSSAVLNGPAEEKGAERKPAMFSAGDGGQVGLLSAFFSNGGDMDMLNSAFLKGMEEANKFLPTNNTLLEATPGKERGSTVKKEEAANGTPPSGNGRGRRYRYDEDDLEAETTRSSKLMMPDIEETGAREMFDEIMLEGYETCMQGIEELRLAMDNEAKKKSGKAARAKKSEAVDLRTMLVHCAQAVAAGDRRGATELLRQIKQHSGPTGDATQRLAHCFAEGLEARLAGTGSQVYQSLVAKRTSVVEFLKAYKLFMAACCFKKANFGFANKTILNAVAGKRRLHIVDFGVQYGLQWPGLMRWLAQRDGGPPEVRITGVDLPQPGFRPARQVEETGRRLSSCARELGVPFKFHGVTARWDTVRGEDLGIDPDEVFVVHCQCGLRNLMDDSVAVTTGGPSPRDVVLRNIRDMRPDVFVECVANGAYGAPFFVTRFREAMFFYSAHFDMLDATIPRDNDVRLLIERDLIGPGALNVIACEGADRVERPETYRQWQVRNRRAGLRQLPLDPEVVGMVREKVREHYHKDFLIDVDHQWLLQGWKGRVLYALSTWVADHDS, encoded by the coding sequence ATGGACGCGACGCCGGAGGAGTTCGAGCCGCTCTCGCCGTCCCTCTTCCTCGACCTGCCGCCCACCCCGCCCCCCGCCGCGGACGTCGACCTCGACTTCATCTCGCGCATGCTCATGGAGGAGGACATTGACGACAAGTTCTTCTACCAGTACCCCGACCAGCCCGCCATCCTCGACGCCCAGCGCCCCTACGAGCAGATCATCTCCgacaccaccacctcctcctccggctcccccAACGGCACCACCTCCTCCGACGGCAACGCCATCAGCAGCAGCAACGCCGCAACGTCCTCCTCCGAGGAGACCAACAACTCCTCCTGGCCCTACGACCCGCTCGAGCTCTCCCAGCTCCTCCGCTCCCCGCCCTACCTCGACGACATGGTGTTCGGCGGCCTCGTCCCCGATTCCCCCGCCGACGAGGATGCCAGGAGCTCGTTCCTTGCTGACGCCCCGGCTGCGGGGTTCCAGCAGAGCCCGACGCAACTCATGGGCGCGGCCGACGGGGCCGGCGCGTTCTTCGGCCAGAACGGCGGCAGCCCGGGCACCCAGAGTTCGGCAGTCTTAAATGGCCCGGCGGAGGAGAAGGGGGCCGAGCGGAAGCCGGCGATGTTTTCCGCTGGCGACGGTGGCCAGGTCGGGCTGCTCTCGGCCTTCTTCAGCAACGGTGGCGACATGGACATGCTCAACTCGGCTTTCCTCAAGGGCATGGAGGAGGCCAACAAGTTCTTGCCGACCAACAACACCCTCCTCGAGGCCACCCCCGGCAAGGAGCGCGGCTCCACCGtcaagaaggaggaggcggcgaatGGGACACCGCCGTCCGGCAATGGCCGGGGCCGCAGGTACAGGTACGACGAGGACGACCTGGAGGCGGAGACCACCAGGAGCAGCAAGCTGATGATGCCGGACATCGAGGAAACTGGCGCGCGCGAGATGTTCGACGAAATAATGCTGGAGGGGTACGAGACGTGCATGCAGGGGATAGAGGAGCTGCGCCTCGCCATGGACAatgaggccaagaagaagagcggGAAGGCGGCGCGCGCGAAGAAGAGCGAGGCGGTCGACCTGCGCACCATGCTCGTCCACTGCGCGCAGGCCGTGGCCGCGGGCGACCGCCGGGGCGCGACGGAGCTGCTGAGGCAGATCAAGCAGCACTCCGGGCCGACGGGAGACGCCACGCAGAGGCTGGCGCACTGTTTCGCGGAGGGGCTGGAGGCGCGGCTGGCGGGCACGGGGAGCCAGGTCTACCAGTCGCTGGTGGCCAAGCGCACCTCGGTGGTGGAGTTCCTCAAGGCGTACAAGCTGTTCATGGCGGCCTGCTGCTTCAAGAAGGCCAACTTCGGGTTCGCCAACAAGACCATTCTGAACGCCGTGGCCGGGAAGCGCCGGCTGCACATCGTGGACTTCGGGGTGCAGTACGGGCTCCAGTGGCCGGGCCTGATGCGGTGGCTGGCGCAGAGGGACGGCGGGCCGCCGGAGGTGAGGATCACGGGCGTCGACCTCCCGCAGCCCGGGTTCCGCCCGGCGCGCCAGGTCGAGGAGACGGGCCGCCGGCTCAGCAGCTGCGCCCGCGAGCTGGGCGTGCCGTTCAAGTTCCACGGCGTGACGGCCAGGTGGGACACCGTGCGCGGCGAGGACCTGGGCATCGACCCGGACGAGGTGTTCGTGGTGCACTGCCAGTGCGGCCTCCGGAACCTGATGGACGACAGCGTCGCGGTGACCACGGGCGGCCCGAGCCCGAGGGACGTGGTGCTGCGGAACATCCGGGACATGAGGCCCGACGTGTTCGTGGAGTGCGTGGCGAACGGCGCGTACGGCGCGCCCTTCTTCGTGACGCGGTTCAGGGAGGCCATGTTCTTCTACTCGGCGCACTTCGACATGCTGGACGCGACCATCCCGCGGGACAACGACGTGCGGCTGCTGATCGAGCGGGACCTCATCGGGCCGGGCGCGCTGAACGTGATCGCCTGCGAGGGCGCGGACCGGGTGGAGCGCCCGGAGACGTACAGGCAGTGGCAGGTGCGGAACCGCCGGGCGGGGCTCCGGCAGCTGCCGCTGGACCCGGAGGTGGTCGGGATGGTGAGGGAGAAGGTGAGGGAGCACTACCACAAGGACTTCCTCATCGACGTGGATCACCAGTGGCTGCTGCAGGGGTGGAAAGGCAGAGTGCTCTACGCTCTCTCCACATGGGTCGCCGACCATGATAGCTAG